In the genome of Deltaproteobacteria bacterium, the window CTCTTGGTCCTTCCGGGAGCAGGAAAGGCCGGGCCGCTGAGAAATACCGGTCAATGGCGGGTGATGGAACTCCCGACCACCGGAAACTGGTTCGAGGGCCGGGCAGGCTACCGTCCCGGCTTCGCCCTGGGCCGGGGAAGCGCCTTCGGAAAGGGCCGTTACTCAATCTACCTGCTTGAGCTCGCCCCCGGCTCCAGTTACACCCTCGGCCTTCGGTATTCGTCCGGTGTCAAAAACAAGCCCTCGGTCCTCCTGTACGACCGTTGGCCCCTGGACCCCTCGGCCAGGCGCTACAAACTGCCCGTGGGTCCGGTGATGCGGACCGACCCCGGTAAGATCGAATACCGCTGGCGTTTAAGTGTCTCCGGACGAAGCCGGGGCAACCTAGCCTTTGTCGTGGTTCAGGCCGGTGCGGGCATTGCCGGGGCGAAGGGACGTTTTCGGCATTTCATGTACCTGACAACACCGGCAGTCCAGCCAAAGAATCGGCTCGGAACGGGGATCACCTACCTGCGGGGACCGTCCGATCTCATGCTGGGCGAGCCCTCCCCCGACATTCAGTACTTGGTGGAGTATCCGTTCAGCCGGGCCGGAAACCGCGGGGACCGGGAACACAGGGTCGCAGGCGAACTGATTGACAACGGAGACTTCAGCCGCGGCCTCCGCCACTGGGAACTTTTCTCAGGAAACGGCGAATCCGGAGACAGCGGCCGGGTTTCCGTGGGCAACGAGGGCCTGCGTCTGGGAAACGAGGACACCGGAGATATCGCCGGGGTAAGGCAGACCGTAAAATGGTACGTCGGGGACATCCATTCGCTTGTGCTGGCAGCCGGCCTGAGGATCGACCGCGGCAAATCAGGGCGCTTCCAACAGGTGGACGATCCGCCGGTGCTCCAGATTGCTGTCTGTTACGCGGACGAGGAGAAAAGGGAGCACTGCGCGGATGACGCCTACATCCGGGAGTTCACGACCGACGGCGGGGCCCAGAGCAATGCCCGATTTACCCGGGTAGAAAACGGACGGTGGCACAACTTTGAGGACGATCTCATGGGCCTTTCCCCGCGGCCCGACGTCATTGAATCCGTCAGCATAACGGGTCTCGGCCTGAAGAACAGCGAGGCCTGGGTACAGTCGATCAGCCTTGTTGCAAGGTGATTCGGAAAAGCTATCTGCTGTAGTAAAAACACGTTTCAAAGTGAAGGAGGGAAAGGATGAAATCGGGTAAATGGATAAAATTGGTGTTAACCGGATTGACCGTGATGACACTGGCCTTCAGTTCGGCGGAGGATTCTTTCGCCGGCAAGGCGCAGTTCAAGGCCGGCATTACTCCGCCCACCCTTAGCCTCTCGGTCAATTCCCAGGGAGGAATCACCGGCACGAAAACGGTAAAAATGGATATTCACAGGATCCAGGTTGGGTCAAGTTACGCCTGCAACAAGATTCAGACAGTACAAGTACTCAGAGGAGGACAACCTGTACCTCTCGATACGCAAAAAGTCCTGCTAACATGGGCAGGATTTCCTAAAAATCGGGGCAGATGTTATTTCGATATCAACTTGACGGTGCAGCCATTCAGCGATGACGAGATTCGTGGCGCGTGCCAGAATGCCTCGGGAGCCCAGAGCCTGGTAGCGGAGGGTATGGTAACAGCGTGGAACAAGGATCCCTCCTATATCGATTATATCAGACACTTAAGATCCACAGGGGGAACGGGAGGACTTGATCCAAAAAGCCGAGCTCCTGTAACATTCGCCGCCAACGTCACCTGTGGCACAGGCGGAGGAAGTCGTATCTATGTTCCGCCAATAACACCTCCGGGTGGTGTGACAACTACATCGGGAGGCGCTGCAGGCAACGTCGGCGGATCGACCCAGTGCGACCTTACCGGGACATGGAATGGATTTAACAACGGCACTCGGGGGGAAGGCTGGAAATTCAGCCAGATCTTCACGAGCGGCGGAGCTGTCACCTACCGCGCCACCCACCTGTCGCCGCAGGGATCTCTCACCAGTCTCGAGGGGACCATGGTCAGGGCGCAGTCGGGAAACTACCTTTTCTACACTCTCGCAACATCGATCCCGGGTGCGGGAGGAGCATACCAGGCGTCAACAATGAAGAGCTACGATGCCGACGCGAGCTGCAGCAAACTCACGCAGAGGCAACTTGCCAACTCAACATCAGGCATGTTCGTCCAACCGGGCAACTATTGGCTGCAACGGGTCGGTGCGCCTCTCAGCCCAGTTCGTTCCAAGGTTGGCAGGCCCATAGGCAGGACCAACACCTTCAGGCCCAGGAAAGCTCCCACCATGCCCGGCGATACCTATCAGCCTGGGCCGAACACCCCCAGGCCTGGGACGATGCCGAAGTGGCCCGGTAAATAGAACAATTAAGCGTGATGATGAGAACCCGGATTGCTGGAGGACCGATCATGAAACTGCGCAAGATGTTCATAGCTGCCCTTTTTGTATCGGCTATTCTGCTGCCGATGAGGGGTTTTACCGGCGCCCTCGACCGTGGACCCATGCAGCAGAGGTACAACCAGGCGGCCGACGAGATGATACGGGTGCCGGGCGTTGTGGGGATGTACGAGCAGGACGCCATGGCGGTTCTCCAGCAGGCCGGGGTCGCCCCCAACGTCGAGTATGCGAAGGGATACAAAGCGGACCTGGTTGGCATGGAGGGCACAGTGATCGACCAGGAGCCGGGCGCGGCGGGGATAACCATGCTCGGGTCCACCGTGACGATCACCGTCTACTGGCCGCCGTCGGCTGGAGATCTGCCGAGCGACAGCGGACAGTATGGCAATACAGGCCAGGGCCAGTGGGAAGAGCCTGCAGTCAATGGGCCTCCCCCGAACAACCAGGAACCGGCCCCCCAGTGGGGCGGCGGCAGCCAAGCACCGGCCACCGGCGGCGGATGGACACCTCCGCCCGCATCGGCCCCACAACCTGTCTTGGCTCCACAGCCTGAACCGGCACAGGAGCCAGCAGCTCCAGCAACACCCAGGGGTCCGGCACCCGTTGCGGTCCCACGGATTCCTTCGGGTAACGTGGCCCCATCGCCGCAGCCCGCACGTGCAGTGCCCACGCCACGGACACCCATAAAGGCCACCCCGGTACTGCAGACTGTGACACCTGTTGCTCCCAGGTCGCCTGCCCCGGCCGCAACGCCCATACAGCAGCAGCTCGGCACAAAGGTGCACACCAGCGCGCGTGTGCCGGATAAGATCAAACGTGTCGACCTCAAGCCGAAACCCGTTAATCAGCAGCAATCGGTCCCGGCCACCATTGTAATGACCCCCGTACAGCAGACCGTCACGCCGATATTTCAAGGTAGTCCGGCGCCGCAATCCCAAAGCTACGGAGGCCAAACGCAGCAGGATGACGGGTCGTGTAGATCATGGTACGCGATTGCCCTTGATATTACCAAAGAAGCCAAAAGAATCGCCACTGAGCTGGGGTGCGCGGCGGTTGAACCTGAGCCCCTGTGGAAACAATGTATTAAACACATTGATGATATCGGCCAATGGGCTTATTTCAGCGTACATCTGAAAAAGCGTTGGAATCGTCTTGTCAAGAAAACCAGCTGGGCCGCAATCGGGCCGAGAGACCTGACATTTGGCAAAACTCATAACGGAAGAATTTTTGGCACAACTGGACGTATATTTATAACCCCTGTTCCCATTAAAGGAGGGCACGTTAACATCAGGCTGGAAAAGGAGGCCGGCAAGTCCAGAACGTCTGTCACAGTCTGCAGTTACATGCCTGGAGGTGACCGGATCAAGGAATGGTACTTTGAAAGCCCCCGGGGAAATAAGAATAAAGGTCAGGTGTGGGTAAGGGACCTGTCCAATATGGACGGTAAATTATTGTCCATCCACCTTGATGGCAAGTCTACGGCAGACACATTCAAATATTCAATCTTTCTGGAGAATAACTAGTCAGATGAACGAATTTTCCTGGCCTATGAGAAAAAAAGCCAGAGAAACAACCACCTACAGTCAGTTCCACACTCTTTTGGCAAGGCACAGTTAACGCGCCTACAGGGAGTCTGAAATGAAAACAAGGGTGAGTATGATATGTATCTCCGCTTTATCACCACTCCCGGCGGCAACTAGAAAACCAGGAGGAGGAAAATGAACACTTCGATTTCTAAATCTGTTTTAGCCGGCATAGCCGTCGCCATCGTTTTGCTGGGCGGCCAATGGGCATCGGCCGGCCCCGCCCCGCTTTATCCCGGGCCGGCAGTGGAAGGGGAACAGCGAGTAGTCGTTTTAGAAGGCGAAGGGGGGAACACCACACGGATCTTCAGGATCTTTTATACTCGCGATCCCCTCAAAAAGGTGGCGGCGTATTACGAAGGTAAAATGCCGCAAAAAACAGCATCTTCAGCCACTGAGGCGACTTTTGACGGTTCCCCTGGGACACCCCTCGAATACGGTGCCGTCAAAGTA includes:
- a CDS encoding PASTA domain-containing protein — translated: MKLRKMFIAALFVSAILLPMRGFTGALDRGPMQQRYNQAADEMIRVPGVVGMYEQDAMAVLQQAGVAPNVEYAKGYKADLVGMEGTVIDQEPGAAGITMLGSTVTITVYWPPSAGDLPSDSGQYGNTGQGQWEEPAVNGPPPNNQEPAPQWGGGSQAPATGGGWTPPPASAPQPVLAPQPEPAQEPAAPATPRGPAPVAVPRIPSGNVAPSPQPARAVPTPRTPIKATPVLQTVTPVAPRSPAPAATPIQQQLGTKVHTSARVPDKIKRVDLKPKPVNQQQSVPATIVMTPVQQTVTPIFQGSPAPQSQSYGGQTQQDDGSCRSWYAIALDITKEAKRIATELGCAAVEPEPLWKQCIKHIDDIGQWAYFSVHLKKRWNRLVKKTSWAAIGPRDLTFGKTHNGRIFGTTGRIFITPVPIKGGHVNIRLEKEAGKSRTSVTVCSYMPGGDRIKEWYFESPRGNKNKGQVWVRDLSNMDGKLLSIHLDGKSTADTFKYSIFLENN